A region of Alteromonadaceae bacterium 2753L.S.0a.02 DNA encodes the following proteins:
- a CDS encoding isochorismate synthase gives MNFQSTVSTSGNPPRLSDGLQDLLQQLCAKSYESHRLVRLSVIVANEPLLALLSSLSGVERQFFSLRDQSLSLAGLGHSVRLLASNALQIQQVMDQAQQMVVGTECLWVGGCSFAGNNGAGQWQDFPAAMFSLPLVEIRETLNQQILAVNLYAESYAQWQSKLDEIAAITEKLRAPRLLNNAGTVVNRRDTTTTRVWNGLVLNALNKIDSEPLKKVVLAREIELLYQGSPDPFSALASIDRSDNPGYLFAIESAASLFFGCSPERLFRVEGRRLATEALAGTVRRGDTSSEDMELENRLIQSRKLVREHRLVADAIRNALQALATNISQSAEVGVVKLSHIQHSYQKISATLLPEVTAAQLFAKLHPTPAICGFPAADAKMFIRDHERFQRGWYSGAVGVIGAHTAELSVAIRSGLSKGARLWLYSGVGIVRGSNPATEWQELESKLQSLLQALGTPTEHTAESHGVK, from the coding sequence ATGAACTTTCAGTCCACTGTTTCCACCTCTGGTAACCCGCCCAGGCTAAGCGATGGTCTCCAAGACCTGTTACAACAGCTGTGCGCCAAATCCTATGAGTCGCACCGTCTGGTGCGTCTTAGCGTAATTGTTGCAAATGAGCCTTTATTGGCTTTGTTGTCGTCGCTCAGTGGTGTAGAGCGCCAGTTTTTTTCATTGCGCGACCAAAGCCTTTCTCTTGCGGGGCTCGGTCACAGTGTTCGTCTGCTGGCTTCCAACGCGCTGCAAATCCAACAGGTAATGGATCAGGCGCAGCAAATGGTGGTCGGAACAGAATGTCTGTGGGTGGGTGGTTGTTCTTTTGCCGGCAATAATGGGGCCGGACAATGGCAGGATTTTCCCGCAGCGATGTTCTCACTCCCGTTGGTGGAAATTCGGGAAACACTTAATCAGCAAATTCTCGCAGTGAATCTATACGCCGAGAGCTACGCGCAATGGCAATCCAAGCTGGACGAGATCGCTGCGATCACCGAAAAGTTACGTGCCCCCCGTTTACTGAATAACGCGGGGACGGTCGTTAACCGCCGCGACACAACCACTACTCGAGTGTGGAATGGTTTGGTATTAAACGCCTTGAATAAAATCGATAGTGAACCCTTGAAAAAGGTGGTGCTGGCTCGGGAAATTGAGTTGCTCTATCAAGGCAGTCCCGATCCATTTAGCGCGCTCGCGAGCATCGATCGCAGTGATAATCCAGGTTACCTTTTCGCCATCGAAAGTGCGGCGAGTCTGTTTTTTGGCTGTTCTCCAGAGCGATTGTTTCGTGTTGAAGGACGACGTTTGGCAACAGAGGCTTTGGCAGGCACCGTGCGGCGTGGCGATACCAGTAGTGAAGATATGGAACTGGAAAACCGCCTGATTCAAAGTCGAAAATTGGTACGTGAACACCGCTTGGTGGCGGACGCAATTCGTAATGCCTTGCAAGCTTTGGCGACAAATATTTCTCAGAGTGCGGAGGTTGGTGTTGTTAAATTAAGCCACATCCAGCACAGCTATCAAAAAATATCCGCAACCCTATTACCCGAGGTAACAGCAGCGCAGTTATTTGCCAAGCTGCACCCAACACCCGCAATTTGTGGCTTTCCCGCCGCTGATGCCAAGATGTTTATTCGTGATCACGAACGTTTCCAGCGGGGATGGTATAGCGGTGCAGTGGGTGTTATTGGCGCCCACACGGCCGAGTTGTCGGTCGCGATACGTTCCGGGCTGAGCAAGGGGGCCAGACTGTGGCTGTACTCCGGAGTGGGCATCGTACGTGGCTCAAACCCGGCGACGGAATGGCAGGAACTGGAAAGTAAACTGCAGTCGCTATTGCAGGCTTTGGGCACTCCAACAGAGCACACTGCAGAGTCGCATGGCGTTAAATAA
- a CDS encoding 2-succinyl-6-hydroxy-2,4-cyclohexadiene-1-carboxylate synthase, with the protein MSSIAKPHLILLPGFMGQQEEFSHLNELLSGHVQMRTLELPQAVNTAQVFEEVIVTWFKNIRATLPRQFYLYGYSLGGRMAMAVAQYLIVTEPEALLGLFLESAHPGLQKPDDCYRRLQWDTAWAKAFGFEPMPAVLGRWFQQSVFQGMTEQQIDTLVAQRLNLNGRELATQIMQFSLGWQPDFRTVLADEALNVWYFTGEHDRKFTAVGKQLQGVSHHIAECASHNIHFQNPQWIADRIINVLKDVEQHP; encoded by the coding sequence ATGTCATCAATTGCAAAGCCACATCTAATACTGCTTCCTGGCTTTATGGGGCAGCAAGAGGAGTTTTCACACCTTAATGAATTGTTGAGTGGGCATGTTCAGATGCGCACCCTGGAATTGCCCCAAGCGGTAAATACCGCCCAGGTTTTTGAGGAAGTGATTGTGACCTGGTTTAAAAATATCCGCGCAACCTTGCCCAGGCAATTTTATCTGTATGGCTACTCCTTGGGCGGCAGAATGGCCATGGCGGTGGCACAATACCTGATTGTTACTGAACCCGAGGCTTTATTGGGGCTCTTTTTGGAAAGTGCTCATCCAGGACTGCAAAAGCCCGATGATTGCTATCGACGCTTGCAATGGGATACGGCCTGGGCCAAGGCTTTTGGTTTCGAGCCGATGCCCGCAGTGTTGGGGCGTTGGTTTCAGCAGTCTGTTTTTCAGGGCATGACGGAGCAGCAAATCGATACTCTGGTTGCCCAGCGGCTAAATCTCAATGGCCGTGAACTGGCAACTCAAATTATGCAATTCAGCCTGGGTTGGCAACCGGATTTTCGTACAGTGCTCGCCGATGAAGCCTTGAATGTTTGGTATTTTACCGGCGAACACGATCGCAAGTTCACCGCAGTGGGTAAGCAATTACAGGGCGTGAGTCACCACATTGCAGAGTGCGCCAGCCACAATATTCATTTTCAGAATCCTCAGTGGATTGCAGACCGTATTATTAATGTATTAAAGGACGTTGAACAACACCCATGA
- a CDS encoding D-fructose 1,6-bisphosphatase: MDIIKTLGEFIIENQSHYPSATGELSALFAALRLAAKVVHREVNKAGLADIRGASGEENIQGEQQQKLDVYANTKFKTALQARGVVCGLASEEEDDFVAFDAEMNQQGKYVVLIDPLDGSSNIDVNVSVGTIFSIYKRLSPVGSPAQLDDFLQPGTQQVAAGYVVYGSSTMLVYSSGNGVNGFTYDPSLGVFCLSHPNMRCPEAGTIYSINEGNYVHFPEGIKKYIKYCQAEDIATQRPYTSRYIGSLVSDFHRNLIKGGIYIYPTSRQHPNGKLRLLYECNPMAFLIEQAGGLALANATQRILDIKPEELHQRVPLIIGSPKMVETAVSFLEQNEAQNASADLARIGRTG; encoded by the coding sequence ATGGACATTATAAAAACCCTTGGCGAATTTATTATCGAAAATCAAAGCCATTATCCCAGTGCCACCGGGGAGCTTTCTGCCCTGTTTGCGGCATTGCGTTTGGCTGCAAAGGTTGTTCATCGCGAGGTGAATAAGGCCGGGCTTGCCGATATTCGCGGCGCATCCGGCGAAGAGAATATTCAGGGCGAACAGCAACAAAAACTCGATGTGTACGCCAACACTAAATTCAAAACCGCCTTGCAGGCGCGCGGCGTGGTGTGTGGACTCGCCTCCGAGGAGGAAGATGATTTTGTGGCCTTTGATGCGGAGATGAACCAACAGGGCAAATATGTGGTTTTGATCGACCCGCTCGATGGCTCGTCGAATATCGACGTCAATGTTTCGGTGGGCACCATTTTTTCCATCTATAAGCGCCTGTCGCCAGTGGGCTCACCCGCCCAGCTCGACGATTTTCTGCAGCCTGGCACACAACAAGTGGCCGCGGGTTATGTGGTGTACGGTTCATCCACAATGCTGGTGTATTCATCGGGTAATGGGGTTAACGGGTTTACCTATGATCCGTCATTGGGCGTGTTTTGTTTGTCGCACCCCAATATGCGTTGCCCCGAGGCAGGTACTATCTATTCGATTAATGAAGGTAATTACGTACATTTTCCGGAGGGGATTAAAAAATATATCAAATATTGTCAGGCCGAAGACATTGCCACCCAGCGCCCCTATACCTCACGTTATATTGGTTCTCTGGTGTCGGATTTTCATCGAAATTTGATTAAGGGTGGGATTTATATCTACCCCACCTCACGCCAGCACCCCAACGGCAAACTCCGGTTGCTCTATGAATGCAACCCCATGGCGTTTTTAATCGAGCAAGCTGGCGGATTGGCCCTCGCTAACGCTACGCAGCGCATTCTCGACATTAAACCTGAAGAACTGCACCAGCGCGTGCCCTTGATCATAGGCTCGCCCAAGATGGTAGAAACAGCGGTGAGTTTTCTCGAACAAAATGAAGCGCAGAATGCCAGCGCAGATCTGGCGAGAATAGGGCGCACTGGCTAA
- a CDS encoding O-succinylbenzoate synthase, with product MDYAIERVELYYYRLPLLKPLRLSAALLTERESLLLKWTLNGRCYWTEIAPLPGYSRESLAEADQQVRAFFKADLNWTSNTLSRRLATFTGALSPSVEMGLAALFLELENNYFGIPKLCGLLTESDLSEGVFKFPTYSAVTKVKVGLHPIEEDIERIRRICSQNNFRGKLRLDANQQWTPDFIDKLCANIDITRVQWIEDPLRQADDYERWEQFSKIPFAYDETLFQSDRTVRKVAGLVALILKPSLLGMARTLALLEWAQQQQINRVISSGFETPIGLRALYALANKTARTEYHGLDTLKYFINHQSEHPIEEYLHFEQQLL from the coding sequence GTGGATTACGCCATCGAGAGGGTGGAGCTTTATTATTATCGCTTGCCCTTGTTAAAACCCTTGCGCTTGTCTGCTGCGTTGCTAACCGAGCGCGAGAGTTTGTTGTTGAAGTGGACTTTAAATGGCCGCTGCTATTGGACCGAAATCGCACCATTACCAGGCTATAGCCGCGAAAGTCTCGCAGAAGCCGATCAGCAAGTACGCGCTTTTTTTAAGGCAGACCTCAATTGGACGTCCAACACGCTTTCGCGACGCCTTGCCACCTTTACCGGTGCACTATCGCCGTCGGTGGAAATGGGCTTGGCGGCGTTATTTCTCGAATTGGAGAACAATTATTTCGGAATACCGAAATTATGTGGTCTATTAACTGAAAGTGATCTCAGTGAAGGCGTATTTAAGTTTCCAACTTACAGCGCTGTGACCAAAGTAAAAGTAGGATTGCATCCTATTGAAGAAGATATCGAGCGCATTAGGCGCATCTGCTCGCAAAATAATTTCAGGGGAAAGTTGCGTTTGGATGCTAACCAACAATGGACGCCCGATTTTATTGATAAATTATGTGCGAATATAGATATTACCCGCGTGCAATGGATAGAAGACCCTTTGCGGCAGGCTGATGACTATGAACGCTGGGAACAATTTAGCAAAATACCCTTCGCTTACGATGAAACCTTATTTCAAAGTGATCGTACGGTTCGCAAAGTGGCCGGTTTGGTGGCACTCATTTTAAAACCCAGCTTGCTGGGCATGGCGCGAACCCTGGCGCTGCTCGAGTGGGCGCAGCAACAGCAGATAAATCGCGTAATTAGTAGCGGTTTCGAAACGCCGATCGGACTGCGAGCTCTCTATGCGCTGGCAAATAAAACGGCCAGAACTGAGTACCACGGGCTGGATACGCTCAAGTATTTCATAAATCATCAGTCTGAACACCCAATCGAAGAATATCTTCATTTCGAACAGCAATTATTGTGA
- a CDS encoding O-succinylbenzoic acid--CoA ligase translates to MNVACPLARAAAVAGEKPFLESAQETLSFGQFYERVSGVSVELKNIGRGAPLLVPVRNTIESLVNLFAAMNAGHVAVPIYADLPVQRIISLEKNLGLKRLDLHNLMLKAAHSSLSQQTFADTAPVLGIFTSGSSGVPKLVVHSYQSLLSNAAACNSLIPLAPLSRTLLSLPIYHIGGFAQVLRALLSATTLVINGVVEDGKNLFKQRISHCSMVSTQLQRLLLNFKPLPELQAVLLGGGPCNAELLDRGKQLGLPLCPTYGMSEAASQVFTTNTSGKQCLIPGVELQLSPENEILLRGKNLFLGYWRAGKIDNGRDGDGWFHTRDLAERRDGKWHLTGRLDNQFISGGKNIQPEEIEYGLLNQSEIVRAVVVPVEHSEFGKVPFAFVELNRGELTDSFRKHIIDTLKRQLPGHLVPRYYAALAASGSLKPSRAELTRRAALILREISLL, encoded by the coding sequence GTGAATGTAGCATGCCCGCTCGCCCGTGCCGCTGCTGTCGCGGGCGAAAAACCCTTTCTAGAAAGTGCCCAAGAGACTTTGAGTTTCGGGCAGTTTTATGAGCGGGTTTCAGGCGTTTCAGTGGAACTCAAAAATATTGGCCGTGGTGCGCCGCTTTTAGTGCCTGTTCGCAATACCATCGAATCTTTAGTTAATTTGTTTGCGGCTATGAATGCGGGTCATGTAGCAGTGCCTATTTACGCAGACTTGCCGGTGCAACGCATTATTTCTCTTGAAAAAAATTTGGGCTTGAAACGGCTGGATCTGCATAATTTAATGCTAAAAGCTGCACATTCGAGCCTTTCCCAGCAAACATTTGCCGATACTGCGCCGGTACTCGGTATTTTTACTTCAGGTTCCAGTGGCGTACCCAAGTTGGTAGTACACAGTTATCAAAGTTTGTTAAGCAATGCTGCGGCTTGTAATTCGCTGATACCACTCGCACCGCTCAGCCGAACCTTGTTAAGTTTACCCATTTACCATATTGGTGGTTTTGCTCAGGTTTTGCGCGCGCTATTGTCTGCGACCACACTGGTAATAAATGGCGTGGTAGAAGATGGCAAAAATCTGTTTAAACAACGCATTAGCCATTGCTCTATGGTTAGTACACAGTTGCAGCGCTTACTTTTGAATTTTAAACCCTTACCGGAGTTGCAAGCGGTGTTACTGGGCGGGGGACCTTGTAATGCCGAATTACTGGATAGAGGTAAACAGCTAGGTTTGCCATTGTGCCCAACTTACGGTATGAGTGAAGCGGCTTCTCAGGTGTTTACAACAAATACCTCGGGTAAGCAATGCCTTATACCTGGAGTGGAACTGCAGCTTTCTCCGGAAAATGAAATTTTGTTACGTGGTAAAAATCTGTTTTTGGGATACTGGCGCGCCGGTAAAATCGATAACGGCCGTGATGGCGATGGCTGGTTCCATACCCGCGATTTAGCCGAGCGGCGAGATGGGAAATGGCATTTAACAGGGCGTTTGGATAATCAATTTATCAGCGGCGGTAAGAATATCCAACCAGAAGAAATTGAATACGGCTTGCTCAATCAAAGCGAAATTGTGCGAGCGGTGGTGGTACCAGTAGAACATTCAGAGTTTGGAAAAGTACCATTTGCTTTTGTGGAATTAAACAGAGGCGAACTTACTGATTCTTTTCGCAAACATATTATCGATACATTAAAACGGCAATTGCCGGGCCATTTAGTGCCACGTTATTATGCCGCCTTAGCAGCTAGTGGCAGTTTAAAACCCAGTCGCGCTGAGCTCACCCGCCGGGCCGCACTTATTTTACGAGAGATTTCGTTGTTATGA
- a CDS encoding 1,4-dihydroxy-2-naphthoyl-CoA synthase, with the protein MNDPAKSSIKPALDWQVSGSYSDIRYEKSQGIAKITINRPEVRNAFRPQTISEIRDALADARFDDELGVVVLTGQGDLAFCSGGDQRVRGDSGYKDDSGTHHLNVLDLQKEIRSIPKPVIAMVAGYAIGGGHVLHLVCDITIAAENARFGQTGPKVGSFDGGFGASYMASLIGPKKAKEIWFMCRQYDAQQALDMGLVNTVVALENLEIETVQWAKEMLVQSPIALRVLKSAFNAGLDGQAGIQELAGNATMLFYMTEEGQEGRNAYLEKRKPDFTKFKRQP; encoded by the coding sequence ATGAACGACCCAGCAAAAAGCTCAATTAAACCCGCATTAGACTGGCAAGTGTCTGGAAGCTATTCAGATATCCGTTACGAAAAATCGCAGGGCATAGCAAAAATAACAATTAATCGACCCGAAGTGCGCAATGCTTTTCGGCCTCAAACCATCTCAGAAATTCGCGATGCACTGGCCGATGCGCGCTTTGATGATGAGCTTGGTGTTGTGGTTTTAACCGGGCAGGGCGATCTGGCATTTTGTTCCGGTGGTGACCAGCGGGTACGCGGAGATTCAGGTTACAAAGATGACTCTGGTACGCACCATCTCAATGTACTGGATTTGCAAAAAGAAATTCGCTCCATTCCAAAACCGGTAATTGCTATGGTGGCTGGTTACGCCATTGGTGGTGGCCATGTGTTGCATTTGGTATGCGATATCACCATCGCTGCTGAAAATGCCCGCTTTGGTCAAACTGGTCCTAAGGTGGGGTCGTTTGATGGCGGCTTTGGCGCCAGTTATATGGCCAGCTTAATCGGCCCTAAAAAGGCTAAGGAAATCTGGTTTATGTGCCGCCAATACGATGCCCAACAGGCACTTGATATGGGTTTGGTTAATACTGTGGTTGCACTGGAAAATCTCGAAATCGAAACCGTGCAATGGGCCAAAGAAATGCTGGTGCAATCGCCCATTGCACTGCGTGTTTTAAAATCAGCTTTCAATGCCGGCCTCGATGGCCAGGCCGGTATTCAGGAGTTGGCCGGTAATGCCACCATGCTTTTCTACATGACCGAAGAAGGGCAAGAGGGTCGCAATGCCTACCTCGAAAAACGCAAGCCCGACTTTACTAAATTTAAAAGGCAACCATAG
- a CDS encoding 2-succinyl-5-enolpyruvyl-6-hydroxy-3-cyclohexene-1-carboxylate synthase — translation MALNNQSWAQAIIATLFAQGVRHFCVAPGSRSAPLSLAVFARQTDAEGDLVKIHTHFDERGLGFFALNLAKATLQPVVVICTSGTAVANLHPAVIEAWESQVPLIVLSADRPDALHNCGANQAIAQKALFRGQVNCSANFTLPDTEQELTAQLQRLSSCCNALAPSQINCQFDEPLYPGEKRAGNTAIPLQQLPRQDALKKLEHCAQNSERTLIILGALSANAATLIQAWLQAGSALVFADINSQYKFGELPGKLHYYDLCLLNSEFVNNFKPQLIIQIGGRLVSKRLNAWLANNPVDYFLLNSTDRDLDPTHQAQRITAELSEMNELVSGAFLRWRDREFLLQADRFLNDSIGTALQMQWSEPAVCVQLAKLLCDEHALFIGNSLAIRMFDSWLPVLQQRPVIFSNRGASGIDGLVASCAALAHADFSQVFAVLGDTSVLHDLNSLALLREPAVAVKVVVLNNNGGRIFSLLPAAQQAAFEPLFAMPHDLTFQSAAELFGLRYFHAEGWQSLPGALESFVAHDGSAILECSITKNSGISHIQALMAGLKCHQLQSHI, via the coding sequence ATGGCGTTAAATAATCAGAGCTGGGCACAGGCAATTATTGCTACCTTGTTCGCGCAGGGCGTGCGACATTTTTGTGTTGCCCCGGGGAGTCGCAGCGCCCCTTTGTCCTTAGCGGTGTTTGCAAGGCAAACCGATGCTGAGGGAGATTTAGTAAAAATCCACACCCATTTTGACGAGCGGGGCCTGGGCTTTTTTGCTCTGAATCTGGCTAAAGCAACACTGCAGCCGGTGGTTGTGATATGCACGTCAGGCACGGCGGTGGCTAACCTGCATCCAGCCGTAATCGAGGCCTGGGAAAGCCAAGTTCCGCTGATAGTTCTCTCTGCAGACCGCCCCGACGCTTTACACAATTGCGGTGCGAATCAGGCAATTGCCCAAAAGGCTCTTTTTAGGGGGCAGGTAAATTGCAGTGCGAATTTTACGCTTCCCGACACCGAACAGGAATTAACTGCGCAATTGCAGCGTTTGTCTTCTTGTTGCAACGCGCTCGCTCCGTCACAAATTAATTGTCAATTTGATGAACCGCTTTATCCTGGCGAAAAACGAGCTGGAAATACAGCGATTCCGCTGCAACAATTACCCCGCCAAGACGCCCTTAAAAAGCTTGAGCATTGTGCACAAAACAGCGAGCGTACCCTTATTATTTTGGGGGCGCTGTCTGCCAATGCTGCTACGCTAATTCAGGCTTGGTTACAGGCCGGTTCCGCCTTGGTATTTGCAGATATTAACAGTCAATACAAGTTTGGAGAGTTACCTGGCAAATTACATTATTATGATTTGTGTTTGCTGAATAGTGAATTCGTTAATAATTTTAAACCTCAATTAATCATTCAAATTGGGGGGCGCTTGGTGAGCAAGCGGCTTAATGCCTGGTTAGCCAACAATCCGGTAGACTACTTTTTATTGAATTCCACGGATAGGGATTTAGACCCTACTCACCAGGCACAGCGTATAACAGCGGAACTCAGCGAAATGAATGAGCTTGTTTCCGGTGCCTTCTTGCGATGGCGTGATCGTGAATTCTTACTGCAGGCCGACAGGTTTCTGAACGACAGCATTGGTACAGCCTTACAGATGCAATGGAGTGAACCTGCGGTATGCGTGCAGCTCGCTAAACTATTGTGCGACGAGCACGCGTTATTTATCGGCAATTCCCTGGCAATTCGTATGTTTGACAGCTGGTTACCGGTGTTGCAGCAGCGGCCGGTGATTTTTAGTAATCGAGGTGCTAGCGGTATAGACGGGCTGGTGGCGAGCTGTGCGGCTCTTGCGCATGCTGATTTCAGCCAGGTGTTTGCCGTGCTTGGGGACACCTCAGTGCTGCATGACCTCAATAGTTTGGCCCTATTGCGAGAACCTGCTGTTGCTGTAAAAGTTGTTGTGTTAAATAACAACGGCGGGCGCATTTTTTCTCTATTACCAGCGGCTCAACAGGCGGCTTTCGAGCCACTTTTTGCAATGCCTCACGACCTGACTTTTCAATCAGCTGCAGAGCTTTTTGGGCTTCGTTATTTCCACGCAGAAGGTTGGCAATCACTCCCTGGGGCGCTCGAATCATTTGTGGCTCACGACGGGTCTGCTATCTTGGAATGTAGTATTACGAAAAACAGTGGTATCTCACACATCCAAGCGCTCATGGCGGGGCTAAAATGTCATCAATTGCAAAGCCACATCTAA